The following proteins are co-located in the Acidicapsa acidisoli genome:
- a CDS encoding response regulator transcription factor: MEPANELVYIVDDETSVGEALSTLLRANGKRVQIFTSGQDFLDFARRDSCACLILDLKMPGLGGLEVQKLISTKTSIPVIFLTGRGDIPSTVRAMRGGAVDFLTKPVDEDALLASVERALRQDYATRQEAVEYARLVARYESLTPREREVLSLLARGLLNKQAAFELGITEYTVQIHRGHIMRKMEADSFATLVKLAGKLELEMMSTSHGKM; this comes from the coding sequence ATGGAACCGGCGAATGAGCTTGTCTATATCGTGGACGACGAGACCAGCGTCGGAGAGGCGCTGTCTACGCTCTTACGGGCTAACGGCAAGCGCGTGCAGATCTTTACGTCTGGACAGGACTTCCTTGATTTTGCCCGCCGAGACTCTTGCGCGTGTCTCATCCTCGATCTCAAGATGCCCGGATTGGGTGGCCTGGAGGTCCAGAAGCTGATTTCGACAAAGACTTCAATACCTGTGATCTTTCTCACCGGGCGAGGCGACATCCCATCAACCGTGAGAGCGATGAGAGGGGGCGCAGTTGATTTTCTCACCAAACCGGTTGATGAAGATGCGCTTCTCGCTTCAGTCGAGCGGGCCTTGCGGCAAGATTACGCGACCCGTCAAGAGGCAGTGGAGTATGCCAGGCTAGTGGCTCGGTATGAATCCCTGACCCCGCGCGAACGAGAGGTCCTTTCACTTTTGGCAAGAGGTCTGCTGAACAAGCAGGCGGCCTTTGAATTGGGGATCACCGAGTACACCGTCCAAATCCATCGTGGGCACATAATGCGAAAGATGGAGGCCGACTCCTTTGCGACATTGGTCAAGCTGGCAGGCAAGCTCGAGCTCGAGATGATGAGCACATCCCATGGGAAGATGTAA
- a CDS encoding response regulator transcription factor yields MSAQACSIAVIDDDPRVLESLANLLSSFGYSAQTYESAEQFLTSGTLSQTNCIISDVEMRQMSGLGLLQHLKNSNCAVPVIIITGKPSERSEEFYLESGALGFFRKPVDGDALVELVDSVCV; encoded by the coding sequence ATGAGTGCGCAGGCCTGTTCGATCGCGGTTATAGATGACGATCCCCGAGTTCTTGAATCACTCGCGAACCTATTGTCCTCATTTGGGTATAGTGCCCAGACCTACGAATCCGCAGAACAATTTCTAACATCCGGTACACTTTCCCAAACGAACTGCATCATCTCGGATGTCGAGATGCGACAAATGAGCGGTCTCGGCCTTCTACAACATTTGAAAAACAGCAACTGCGCCGTCCCCGTAATCATCATTACAGGAAAGCCGTCGGAACGATCGGAAGAGTTTTATCTGGAAAGCGGTGCCTTAGGCTTCTTCAGAAAACCAGTTGACGGAGATGCTCTGGTTGAATTGGTCGACTCAGTCTGTGTCTAA
- a CDS encoding RNA polymerase sigma factor yields MMKVHWFSKTISDRCEYASKEEFVRIFECERVGLQRLALLLTANSEAAKRCLIRAFRECMASSSVSKEWVLSWTRRMVIRNAIRHVMCSGGEQFINTNDEADNGLIAFSQDDSLGAIAESEAILDLPELDRFVFVICVLERYSICDCALLLGRPPRDINKARQRVNNQVSQIDELSNISQRFAMR; encoded by the coding sequence GTGATGAAGGTCCATTGGTTCAGCAAGACAATAAGCGACAGATGTGAATACGCCAGCAAAGAAGAGTTTGTCAGGATATTCGAGTGCGAACGGGTAGGTTTGCAAAGACTGGCCCTGTTGCTCACTGCGAACTCGGAAGCCGCAAAGCGATGCTTGATTCGTGCCTTTCGAGAATGCATGGCAAGTAGTTCAGTTTCCAAGGAATGGGTCCTCAGTTGGACACGTCGCATGGTTATTCGCAATGCCATCCGCCACGTCATGTGCTCCGGAGGTGAGCAGTTCATCAATACGAACGACGAAGCGGACAACGGATTAATCGCATTCTCCCAAGATGACTCGCTAGGTGCAATTGCAGAGTCTGAAGCGATTCTCGACCTTCCGGAGTTGGATCGGTTTGTTTTCGTTATTTGTGTTCTCGAACGCTATTCGATATGTGACTGCGCATTGCTGCTAGGTAGGCCACCTCGAGACATAAACAAGGCGCGACAGCGGGTCAACAATCAAGTAAGCCAAATCGATGAACTCAGCAATATTTCACAACGTTTCGCGATGCGTTAA
- a CDS encoding succinate dehydrogenase/fumarate reductase iron-sulfur subunit, which translates to MATSTTFRIWRGNPAGGAFQDYTTPVEEGMVVLDAVHRIQAQQAPDLAVRWNCKAGKCGSCSAEINGIPKLMCMTRLSAINLNAPVILEPMHAFPIIRDLVTDVSWNFRAKKTIKQFKPRPPDAADGTWRVQQADVERVQEFRKCIECFLCQDVCHVLREHHKHEEFIGPRLLVYAAALEMHPLDIEDRVSDLRHIHNLGYCNITTCCRQVCPESITITENAIIPLKERVVDRYFDPLKRLFRIL; encoded by the coding sequence ATGGCCACATCAACGACATTTCGCATTTGGCGCGGAAATCCAGCAGGCGGCGCATTCCAGGACTACACAACGCCGGTTGAGGAGGGGATGGTCGTCCTTGACGCCGTGCACCGCATCCAGGCGCAGCAGGCGCCCGACTTAGCGGTGAGATGGAACTGCAAAGCCGGCAAGTGTGGATCGTGCTCTGCCGAAATCAACGGCATACCCAAGCTCATGTGCATGACCCGACTGAGTGCAATCAATCTGAACGCGCCAGTGATTCTGGAGCCAATGCACGCGTTTCCGATCATACGCGATCTGGTTACGGATGTTTCTTGGAATTTCCGGGCCAAGAAGACGATCAAGCAATTCAAGCCGCGCCCACCCGATGCAGCCGATGGCACATGGCGCGTGCAGCAGGCCGACGTCGAGCGCGTGCAGGAGTTTCGCAAGTGCATTGAATGTTTTCTCTGCCAGGACGTGTGCCACGTTCTAAGAGAGCATCACAAGCACGAGGAGTTTATCGGTCCGCGTCTGCTCGTCTATGCTGCTGCACTCGAAATGCATCCGCTTGATATCGAAGACCGGGTCAGCGATTTGAGGCATATTCACAACCTCGGTTACTGCAACATCACGACTTGTTGCCGGCAGGTGTGTCCCGAATCGATCACGATTACCGAGAATGCGATTATTCCGCTCAAAGAGCGCGTGGTGGATCGTTACTTCGATCCTCTAAAGCGGCTCTTTCGAATCCTCTGA
- a CDS encoding LamG domain-containing protein, which produces MKPGQQIVLYARSDIWWIQPFANQPFTKIQPDSTWRNATHLGTDYAAILVEPGFHPATKVATLPAQGNGVVAIATSKGMPAAPIVSKVIHFSGYDWSVRNAASDRGGQPNSYDPSNVWTDKNGYLHLRMEEHDGLWTCAEVNLTRSLGYGSYIFVVQDTGHFGPSAALGLYTNDDFRTDDIPGELDIELSRWGITDSKNAQYVVQPFYVPENVSRFTAPAGVLTHMLRWESGRVSFKTVRGSGIGPGAATISEHIFTSGVPTPAKETVHMGLYSYRPTKTSPQQPVEVVIEKFEFLP; this is translated from the coding sequence GTGAAACCCGGTCAACAGATCGTACTTTACGCACGTAGCGACATTTGGTGGATTCAACCTTTTGCGAATCAGCCTTTTACGAAAATTCAACCCGATTCGACATGGAGAAACGCGACCCATCTCGGTACCGATTATGCAGCGATCTTAGTTGAGCCCGGCTTTCACCCTGCAACCAAGGTTGCGACTTTGCCCGCACAAGGCAACGGCGTGGTCGCAATCGCTACTTCGAAGGGCATGCCTGCTGCACCGATTGTTTCTAAGGTCATCCACTTTAGTGGATATGACTGGAGCGTGCGTAACGCGGCGAGCGACCGAGGAGGGCAACCCAACTCCTACGATCCCTCGAATGTATGGACCGATAAGAACGGCTATCTGCATCTTCGCATGGAGGAGCACGATGGCCTATGGACATGTGCCGAGGTTAATCTGACCCGCAGTCTTGGTTATGGTTCGTACATCTTTGTCGTTCAAGATACCGGTCATTTTGGCCCATCTGCTGCTCTGGGGTTATATACAAATGATGACTTTCGAACGGATGACATCCCTGGTGAACTTGACATCGAATTGAGCCGCTGGGGTATTACAGACAGCAAGAATGCGCAATATGTTGTCCAACCTTTTTATGTCCCTGAAAACGTCTCTCGATTCACGGCCCCGGCCGGAGTGCTGACCCACATGTTACGTTGGGAGTCCGGACGCGTTTCCTTTAAGACTGTCCGCGGATCGGGGATAGGCCCCGGAGCCGCGACCATTAGTGAACACATCTTTACCTCGGGAGTTCCGACTCCTGCCAAGGAAACGGTTCACATGGGCTTGTACAGTTATCGACCTACGAAGACTTCACCTCAACAACCAGTCGAGGTTGTGATTGAAAAATTCGAATTCCTTCCGTGA
- a CDS encoding fumarate reductase/succinate dehydrogenase flavoprotein subunit: MPEFQRFSYDVLVIGAGGAGLRAAIEAGANGAKVGVVCKSLLGKAHTVMAEGGIAAALANVDDRDSWRVHFADTMRGGQYLNNWRMAELHAKEAPECVRELEAWGALFDRTKDGKILQRNFGGHRYPRLAHVGDRTGLEMIRTLQDHGIHTGMEVHMECTVLSLLLDGNRIAGACGYDREKGRFQLWQAKAVVMATGGIGRAFKVTSNSWEYTGDGLALAYRAGAELQDMEFVQFHPTGMVWPISVRGILVTEGVRGEGGVLRNSEGCRFMFDDIPDLYKEQTADSEEEGWRYTQGDKDARRPPELLTRDHVARCINREVKAGRGSPHGGVFLDISWIKERMPKAAEHIQRKLPSMYHQFKQLADLDITKEPMEVGPTTHYMMGGIRVDGDSQMSTVPGLFAAGEAAAGLHGANRLGGNSLSDLVVFGRRAGHFAAAFANANGPVTVDEAKIQATAAAALAPFDRGPSGENPYQIQYDLQETMQDLVGIVRVESEMRQALDAIGQLSARAEKAGVTGNREYNNGWHTTIDIENLMMVSEAITRAALLRKESRGAQFREDFPNKDSEWGKYNIVIRGGADGEMQVEKRALTPMPDELKSVVEEMK, from the coding sequence ATGCCAGAATTCCAACGGTTTTCCTACGATGTTCTGGTGATTGGAGCAGGCGGAGCAGGCCTGCGCGCCGCCATTGAGGCCGGAGCTAACGGCGCAAAGGTAGGAGTGGTCTGCAAATCGCTGCTCGGCAAAGCGCATACCGTGATGGCCGAAGGTGGCATCGCAGCGGCACTTGCCAATGTCGACGATCGCGATAGCTGGCGCGTCCATTTCGCCGATACGATGCGCGGCGGTCAGTATCTCAATAACTGGCGCATGGCCGAACTGCACGCCAAGGAAGCGCCGGAATGCGTGCGTGAACTCGAGGCATGGGGCGCGCTCTTCGATCGCACGAAAGACGGCAAGATTCTTCAGCGAAACTTCGGCGGACACAGGTATCCCCGGCTGGCCCACGTCGGCGACCGCACCGGCCTGGAGATGATACGCACACTCCAGGATCACGGCATCCATACGGGGATGGAAGTCCACATGGAATGTACCGTGCTCAGCCTGCTGCTTGACGGAAACCGAATTGCCGGAGCGTGCGGATACGACCGCGAGAAGGGTCGGTTCCAACTGTGGCAGGCGAAGGCAGTGGTGATGGCCACCGGCGGAATTGGGCGTGCCTTCAAGGTGACGAGCAACAGTTGGGAATACACGGGCGACGGCCTCGCATTGGCGTATCGCGCTGGAGCCGAACTCCAGGACATGGAATTCGTTCAGTTTCACCCGACCGGCATGGTCTGGCCGATTAGTGTGCGCGGCATTCTCGTAACAGAGGGCGTGCGCGGCGAAGGCGGCGTCTTGCGCAACAGCGAAGGCTGCCGGTTCATGTTCGACGACATTCCCGACCTCTACAAAGAGCAGACTGCAGACTCTGAAGAAGAAGGCTGGCGGTATACGCAGGGCGATAAGGATGCGCGGCGTCCGCCCGAACTGCTCACGAGAGATCACGTTGCGCGGTGCATCAATCGTGAAGTGAAGGCAGGCCGTGGCTCTCCGCACGGCGGTGTCTTCCTCGATATTTCCTGGATCAAAGAGCGCATGCCGAAAGCAGCGGAGCACATTCAACGCAAGCTCCCAAGCATGTACCACCAATTCAAACAACTCGCCGATCTGGACATCACCAAAGAGCCGATGGAGGTTGGTCCCACGACTCATTACATGATGGGTGGAATCCGCGTTGATGGCGATTCGCAGATGTCCACTGTGCCAGGACTTTTTGCAGCCGGAGAAGCAGCGGCAGGATTGCACGGCGCGAATCGGTTGGGCGGAAACTCCCTGTCGGACCTCGTCGTATTCGGACGGCGCGCAGGACACTTTGCCGCAGCATTCGCCAATGCCAACGGCCCGGTAACCGTCGACGAAGCGAAGATACAAGCCACGGCAGCGGCGGCCCTTGCGCCCTTTGACCGCGGTCCATCCGGCGAAAATCCATATCAGATTCAATACGATCTGCAGGAGACCATGCAGGACCTTGTCGGGATTGTGCGTGTCGAGAGTGAAATGCGGCAAGCGCTCGATGCAATCGGGCAATTAAGCGCAAGAGCAGAGAAAGCGGGTGTCACAGGCAATCGCGAGTACAACAATGGTTGGCACACGACGATTGATATTGAAAATCTGATGATGGTGTCGGAAGCGATTACCCGTGCGGCGCTTCTGCGAAAAGAGAGCCGCGGCGCGCAGTTCCGCGAAGACTTCCCCAACAAAGATTCGGAGTGGGGAAAGTACAACATTGTCATCCGGGGCGGAGCAGACGGTGAAATGCAGGTCGAGAAGCGCGCACTTACGCCGATGCCTGACGAATTGAAGTCAGTGGTTGAGGAGATGAAATAG
- a CDS encoding sensor histidine kinase: MQRHRLRKGLINGIALLCLVNTAFGLDPTRRISQYVHDKWGEDKGFIGGRIYAIRQSADGYLWIGTERGLVRFDGSNFLLIQRPLPDSPPISPVRGLVTDASGNLWIRLEGPRMLLYHDRKFEDPYTRFDLQDITFTATASDDKGRVILSGLGDRTFRYEGGRLETIVSAEQNPGIVISLAATRDGSIWLGTQDNGLFRLSQRHISTVAQELKDSKINALLPADTGGLWIGTDNGIHLWEGGVLATLNLTSSLKQLQILAMARDRDLNIWIGTNHGILRITPSGAVSLDLLNPKPGFEVTAIYEDLDGDIWFGGSRGVERLRNGMFTTYSTSDGLPSTGIGSVYPDSTGRIWFAPLSGGLYWMKGGQVGHITLDGLEHDVVYSVSGSDGEICVGRQHGGLTVLAGKGDSFTAHTYTQADGLAQNSVYSVHRERDGTIWAGTVSAGVSRLNGGKFTNYSDSSGLPSNAVNSIVDGFDGTTWLATPSGLASFSNRHWTIYTASDSLPSSIVRTIFEDTKHVVWVVTPGGLAYISSGKIKVPPRLPEALREQIFGVAEDGMGSLWFTTSDHVLRVNRDGLLSGLLSDTDVQSYGIYDGLQGVEGVSRDRTVVADPEGRIWISLKSGLSMADPIVISRNSIPVAVRIESMSAGGNQVNAQNPIQIPSGIQSITLNYDNMNLAARERIRFRYKLDGSDQGWSDIVASRQVVYKNLGPGTYLFRIVASNSVGLWNGPETSVPFLIEPAFWQTWWFRVTCLAGCCLTILAIYHLRIHQLTKRLNVGFQERLAERTRIAQELHDTLLQGVLSASLQLDVAEDQLPEDSPTKPLLKRVLQLMRTVTEEGRNTLRGLRTTESGNQSLETAFSRLRQEFPLDDKTDFRVIVDSVTRPLRPLIRDEVYRIGREALLNAFMHAQANRIEVEVEYASRHLKVLVRDDGRGIDPQVLHTGREGHWGLAGIRERSERIGANLRLRSRIGAGTEIDLTVPGTIAFEKGSNGPISQWFRWLSRERLETPKHDKAKRVHK, encoded by the coding sequence ATGCAGAGGCATCGGCTACGCAAAGGACTCATAAATGGGATCGCGCTCTTATGTCTTGTGAATACTGCTTTTGGATTAGACCCCACCCGGAGAATCTCACAATACGTACATGACAAGTGGGGCGAAGATAAAGGATTTATTGGAGGAAGGATTTACGCCATTCGCCAATCGGCCGATGGTTATTTGTGGATTGGAACCGAAAGAGGTCTGGTTCGATTCGACGGGTCCAATTTCCTTTTGATTCAGCGGCCTCTTCCAGATTCGCCTCCGATTAGTCCCGTGCGCGGCCTCGTTACCGATGCCAGCGGGAATCTGTGGATTCGTCTCGAAGGTCCCCGCATGCTTCTTTATCATGACCGGAAGTTTGAGGATCCATACACAAGATTCGATCTTCAGGACATCACCTTTACAGCGACCGCTTCCGACGACAAGGGGCGCGTCATTCTCTCCGGACTCGGGGATCGGACATTCCGATATGAGGGAGGACGCCTGGAGACAATAGTCAGTGCAGAGCAAAATCCCGGTATTGTCATCTCCCTGGCTGCGACGCGAGACGGGAGTATTTGGCTCGGCACACAAGATAACGGTCTCTTTCGTCTGAGTCAGAGACACATTTCCACAGTTGCGCAGGAGCTCAAGGATTCGAAGATCAATGCTCTTCTGCCCGCAGACACCGGCGGCTTATGGATTGGAACCGACAACGGCATTCATTTGTGGGAGGGTGGCGTACTGGCCACCCTTAACTTGACTTCTTCGTTGAAGCAATTACAGATTCTGGCGATGGCCAGAGATCGTGACCTAAACATCTGGATTGGAACGAACCATGGCATCTTGCGCATTACTCCATCCGGCGCTGTTTCGCTTGACCTGCTCAACCCAAAGCCTGGGTTTGAAGTAACAGCAATCTATGAAGATCTCGACGGAGATATTTGGTTTGGCGGTTCGCGAGGAGTCGAGCGGCTGCGAAATGGAATGTTTACAACCTATTCGACTTCTGACGGTCTTCCGTCAACAGGGATTGGCTCAGTCTACCCGGACTCCACGGGCCGGATCTGGTTTGCGCCGCTCTCGGGTGGCCTCTACTGGATGAAGGGAGGGCAAGTCGGTCATATAACTCTCGATGGACTGGAACACGATGTTGTGTATTCCGTTAGCGGTAGCGACGGTGAAATCTGCGTCGGCCGGCAACATGGCGGTCTCACAGTGCTGGCCGGAAAGGGCGATTCATTTACGGCCCACACCTATACGCAGGCGGATGGCCTTGCGCAGAACAGCGTTTATTCCGTGCACCGTGAACGCGATGGGACGATCTGGGCTGGGACTGTAAGTGCTGGTGTAAGCAGATTGAATGGCGGGAAATTTACCAATTATTCGGACTCCAGTGGACTCCCCTCGAATGCTGTCAATTCCATAGTCGACGGCTTCGATGGGACAACATGGTTGGCTACCCCCAGCGGTTTAGCTTCGTTCTCAAATCGGCATTGGACGATTTACACAGCTAGCGACAGCCTACCATCGTCAATAGTAAGAACAATCTTTGAAGACACAAAACATGTGGTGTGGGTAGTAACTCCCGGCGGTCTGGCGTACATATCCTCCGGAAAAATCAAAGTTCCACCGAGGCTGCCTGAGGCATTACGGGAGCAGATCTTCGGAGTTGCGGAAGACGGGATGGGTTCCCTCTGGTTCACCACCTCAGATCACGTACTTCGCGTCAATAGGGACGGGCTGTTGAGCGGATTGCTCTCTGATACCGATGTTCAAAGCTATGGAATCTACGACGGCCTCCAGGGGGTGGAAGGCGTGAGTCGCGACCGCACCGTAGTTGCTGATCCTGAAGGACGCATCTGGATTTCGCTTAAGTCGGGTTTGTCCATGGCCGATCCGATCGTCATCTCCAGAAATTCGATCCCAGTCGCAGTGCGAATCGAATCTATGTCCGCTGGCGGAAATCAGGTTAATGCGCAGAACCCCATCCAGATTCCCTCTGGAATTCAGAGCATTACCTTGAATTACGACAATATGAACTTGGCTGCGCGAGAACGCATCCGTTTTCGCTATAAGCTCGATGGTTCCGATCAAGGTTGGAGCGATATCGTTGCGTCAAGGCAGGTTGTCTATAAAAACCTGGGCCCTGGCACATATCTCTTCCGTATTGTTGCCTCCAACAGTGTCGGTCTTTGGAATGGTCCGGAGACTTCTGTCCCTTTCCTGATCGAACCTGCATTCTGGCAAACGTGGTGGTTTCGAGTGACTTGTCTTGCAGGGTGTTGCCTGACGATCCTCGCCATTTATCACTTACGCATTCACCAATTGACGAAACGATTGAATGTTGGCTTCCAAGAACGGCTCGCCGAGCGTACGCGCATTGCGCAGGAATTGCATGACACACTGCTGCAAGGTGTCCTGAGCGCCTCTCTCCAGCTTGATGTAGCTGAAGACCAACTCCCGGAGGACTCTCCGACCAAGCCTCTCTTGAAACGGGTCCTGCAATTGATGCGTACGGTCACTGAAGAAGGAAGAAATACGCTGCGTGGGTTACGCACAACGGAATCGGGCAACCAAAGCCTTGAGACTGCCTTCTCGCGACTACGACAGGAATTTCCCCTGGACGACAAAACTGATTTCCGCGTTATCGTTGATAGTGTCACGCGTCCATTGCGGCCGCTGATCCGCGATGAAGTCTATCGCATTGGCCGCGAGGCTTTATTGAATGCATTTATGCATGCACAGGCAAACCGCATCGAAGTCGAAGTAGAATATGCGAGTAGACATCTTAAAGTGCTGGTGCGCGACGATGGCCGTGGAATCGATCCTCAAGTGCTGCATACAGGTCGTGAGGGGCACTGGGGACTCGCCGGCATCCGAGAGCGCTCCGAAAGAATTGGCGCTAATCTAAGACTTCGAAGCCGCATTGGCGCAGGAACTGAAATAGACTTAACGGTTCCCGGCACGATCGCATTCGAAAAAGGTTCGAATGGCCCGATATCGCAGTGGTTCCGTTGGCTCAGCCGAGAGAGGCTCGAGACACCGAAGCATGACAAAGCGAAGCGAGTACATAAATGA
- a CDS encoding succinate dehydrogenase: MSAPDVVWKNGKFGQTSRRDAWWLSPVAVFLGFASFLVYANWAAFQNSHYTYGPYISPFYSPELFGSSPHALFGPKPSWYPNFLPFSPALFILWIPGLFRLTCYYYRGAYYKSFWADPPACAVSEPRKSYLGERTFPLILQNFHRYFLRLSYIVWGFLVYDAVKSFFFPEGFGIGIGSLVLVVNVVLLGGYVFGCHAFRHLIGGTFDRISNHPVRHKLYDCVSCLNAGHKKWAWASLFWVGLSDIYIRLCSMGIWHDWRIL, translated from the coding sequence GTGTCAGCTCCCGATGTTGTCTGGAAGAACGGCAAATTTGGCCAAACATCAAGGCGCGACGCCTGGTGGCTTTCTCCGGTGGCAGTCTTTCTAGGTTTCGCCTCGTTTCTGGTCTATGCGAACTGGGCGGCGTTCCAGAACAGCCACTACACCTACGGACCTTATATCTCACCGTTCTATTCCCCCGAGCTTTTCGGCAGTTCCCCGCACGCCTTGTTTGGCCCGAAACCGAGTTGGTATCCGAACTTTCTACCCTTTTCCCCGGCTCTGTTCATTCTCTGGATACCTGGCCTGTTCCGCTTGACCTGTTACTACTACCGCGGCGCGTATTACAAATCGTTCTGGGCCGATCCACCGGCCTGTGCGGTGAGCGAGCCGCGCAAGAGTTATCTGGGGGAACGAACCTTTCCGCTTATTCTGCAGAATTTTCATCGCTACTTTCTGAGGCTCTCGTACATCGTCTGGGGCTTTCTCGTCTACGACGCCGTGAAGTCGTTCTTCTTTCCCGAGGGATTTGGGATCGGGATTGGCAGTCTCGTTCTCGTCGTGAATGTCGTACTCCTTGGCGGATATGTATTCGGGTGTCATGCGTTCCGGCACCTGATCGGTGGGACATTTGACCGTATTTCGAATCACCCTGTACGACACAAGCTCTACGATTGCGTAAGTTGCCTGAACGCGGGGCACAAGAAATGGGCCTGGGCGAGCCTGTTTTGGGTTGGGCTTTCCGATATCTACATCCGCCTCTGCTCGATGGGTATCTGGCATGACTGGAGAATTCTCTAG
- a CDS encoding RNA polymerase sigma factor produces MSTTFYNPNEGNIPTAEIPRRQSLTNVESEADNFLGSQPLSPSSFHDGNYAYGDSNVSDDDLITAAQGGDQQAFVELCGRHSSIVRNKILRIVRNQEDAEDALQDTLLRACMHVTSFRRSCKFSTWLTAIGVNSALMIMRKRRVRRETFACTNSLDTGIVELQQFVDRSPGPEGICLKQQTILLVRREVEKLPPRLRSVVNHYYGSECSLEETAKAQDISLAAAKSRLLRGKVRLRSSLARYGISKPRK; encoded by the coding sequence ATGAGTACCACTTTCTACAATCCAAATGAGGGAAATATCCCAACGGCTGAAATACCCCGCAGACAGAGTCTCACGAACGTTGAGTCGGAGGCCGACAATTTCCTCGGCTCGCAACCGTTGTCACCATCGAGCTTTCACGATGGAAATTACGCGTATGGTGACTCTAATGTCTCAGACGATGATTTGATCACTGCCGCACAAGGCGGAGATCAGCAGGCATTTGTTGAACTGTGTGGACGGCATTCTTCAATCGTAAGAAACAAGATACTCAGGATCGTGCGGAACCAAGAGGACGCAGAAGACGCACTTCAGGACACTCTATTGCGAGCCTGTATGCATGTGACTTCCTTTCGCCGGTCCTGCAAATTCTCCACTTGGCTCACAGCCATCGGAGTGAATTCGGCATTGATGATTATGCGGAAACGAAGAGTTCGCAGAGAAACCTTTGCTTGTACGAACAGCTTGGACACGGGAATAGTGGAACTACAACAGTTCGTAGATCGATCGCCAGGACCTGAAGGGATCTGTCTGAAACAACAGACCATCCTTCTTGTGAGGCGAGAAGTTGAGAAGTTGCCCCCGAGGCTGCGCTCCGTCGTCAACCACTATTACGGATCTGAGTGTTCCCTGGAAGAAACGGCGAAGGCGCAGGATATCTCTTTGGCCGCAGCGAAGTCTCGTCTTCTGCGGGGGAAAGTGAGGCTGCGCTCCTCACTTGCGAGATATGGAATCTCCAAGCCCCGCAAGTGA